The nucleotide window ACGCGACAACCTTGGTCAAGGCATGTTTGGGAGTTCTGTACTTGTATTTTGTGCTTTTCACTGAAAGCCTAGGGGGATCATGTACAAATTTATTGGAAAGAGTGTTGGCATATTTTGCATGATCTTTCTATGTAAAATATGTGAAATAGTTTATTGATATATTGGAGTCTTGTGTCTTCAAGCTTTCCTGGGTCATGCTTTCTTTTTTATTCTCAGAAAACTACTTACTGGAGTAGCTTTTCATGCAGATTGCTGTTTCCATTTGTGTAGACTCAGAATAAGTCTCTCTTTATCAAGTTTCTTCTATTTCTTGTTGAATGATTCGATCGAGCACAGTGAATAACTAACCTCTGCTTCTATCATCAGGCGTCAAGCATCTGATTCATATAATTAGTTAGTCACATCTTTGTATTTCCTTGAAGTCTGTTCAGGTTTTTTTACCAATAGACATCATAGAATTGGTTCAGCAATGTTGAGACTGAGTTGTGTTATGCAGGACTACCAATATGCTTCGTGAGTGTGCTAAGGTACTAGGGTAGGAGTGGGAACTTTTTGTACATTATTAAAAGAGTTCATGGGTGGGTCGTTCATCATGTACTTGGAATATACTGACATTTGAAAGTATGTTATATTTCACATGCATCATCTAGGAAAAGACTGTAAATTGGAGGCGGCAAATTGCAATTGGACCTTCATGCAGCCTCTTTCGTTGGGTGCGGTTGAACCATGCTGGCCAAGAAGAAACTGAAAACAGATGATGGGTCGTTTGCAACTGAATAAAAAATCTACAACTTAGCCCATGTAAGAGAACCAAGTTGCTGCTGCATGCCGGTAGCTTTATGTACCTTTGGTTGAGTTGCACCATCCTACCTCTCTGGCCTGCTATTATTGCTCAATACCACCCTCTTCTAACCACAACCTCACTGCTGCACAGAGGCTCTTCATCTGCTTGTCCTGACCACAATTGGATGACCATTCCTTTTCCACCATCCATCATTGTTCTCTGTTTCTGTCCTCTGATACCTTGGAGCACAACATTCTGCAGTCATTGCCTTGTTACTGCCTGGAGCACCATCATTAAGTTCCCTCATCATAATCTTCTTTCCTTGTCACAGATGCTTGTTGGCACTGTCTCACTGTCCTACCTACTAAATATCGCATAGCATTAGCAGACACTGAGGTGGTTATTCAGGCTTGTTTCAGTTTCCGGGTTATAGCAGCTGCACTTGCTTGTCTTTTTATCTTCTCTTTTAGATTTAAGATTCATTTTAGGTCTGTAATTGGTTCTGAGGATATTGATTCTGATGGCAAGCATGTAAATTTCCCCCATAGGATTACCTGCCTTCTCATGGGAAATTATTTTGCTGTCCTATATATTCGGAGTACATAGTCTTACTAGTTGGTATGATGGAGTTGCTAACtgatgtgacaaaaaaaaaatgtattgttGTTTTGTTGGTAATAATATGGCAGGATAGTATTTTTTGCATTCAAGTCATTCTTTGGAATGCTTTAATGCTTTGGAATGTTAGGATGAAAAGGAGAGTTTTAATTTGTTTAACATAACTTTATTTTGGATACTGTCTTTCTTCAAACAGGTCTTGCAAATTATAAGGTATTTGTATAAGCTAAACATCTTTGTGTTTATTATTCTTGGTGATGCTTTTATGATGAATTCTTGCCTTGGGTATCTCTTTGACTCGATATTCAGCAACTTTAATTTCACTGATTGGTTTGATTGGGGTTCAAGTTCTGACACTCTTATGGTTTTGTAAAAGTATTTTTAATGTTTTGAAGtctcttttttctcctttttgatcTCTGTGCAGGAGGGTGAAGTTTCTCTCATTAGAAGGGTGCTCACTTTTAACAACCGAAGGTTTTGAATCAGTAGTTCTGTCCTGGCCAGATTTGCAGGGACTTATAGTCGTCTCATGCAATAATATAAAGGACGATGAAGTATCTCCTGCTCTATCAAGCCTTTTCTCGGTTCTCAAAGAGTTGAAGTGGCGACCTGATACCAAATCTGTCCTTGCTGTGACTCTTGCAGGGACAGACCTAAGGAAGAAGGGTGGAAGATTTTTCAAACGGGTATGAATCTTGGTTACTGCTATGTTTCAAATTTGGTGCCTCTGCTCTCACAAAACAGACAAATTGAACTTAGTGTTCTTTGCAGCGAATTCTGCAGGGTCGTCGACGGCTAAAAGAAGTGGAAGAAGGAATTATGGAAGAGTCGAGAAGAGAAGCTATGGTTAACTACTGATTAGCACAAGTAGTGTTGTACATTGGTGTGCATGAGACATGAGGGGCACTGCTCTTTCGGCTGGTAAGGAACGATTATAAAGCGCTGTTACATCTGTGCTTTTGAATGCATGTCTTCTGGTTAACTTTCTTTTTTTCCCTGCGTGCAGTTGCAGTTCATGTATAGGCAGCTCAAGACTTATAACCGTCCGCAATATTCTTAATTCTGGTTGAATGATGATCTCATAGGTTTACTAGACTTTGTCAGAAGAAGCAAATCAAGATGTGTGACTATGTGAcatctaaattttaatatatgGGTGAACTACTCTCCCTCCTACACATGTTTGGTTTAATTGCTCAGAGTAGATTCCAAGTGCCGAGCAATCTTAGGTGTTCTTACATGTGCATTAATTAAAAGCTATGTCAAGTTATAATAGGGTTAATTatagataatttttataataaattatctttagcatcttgattattataatttaaaaaaatatattaagatttttatgtttatgaaagtgaaatatttaatttaattttttttaacttaatatatTGGTATTTTTACCGATAAGATCGATGATGATGAAAAGAAACgtgattaaatattttttgaaagtataaggattgaaatattaagaataattaattatagaagataatatataattagtttatCATAATATTTACTTAATAAAgaatatgatattatttatttattatttatatcttgaatctgatatttttattttttgttcacaAAATAAGGATAAATATTTCATTAGTAATATGAGAGGCTAAATCACAAGCTACAATTACGATACCAAATCATTAACAAACGATCGAAGTGTTAATAAAGACGTCGCGATGTCTTAACGTCATGAAGGGATTTTCATGaaaatagttatatatatatatatatatatatatatatatataatggaaacTTTTTTAACATTCTGGCGCGCTTGTTTTGTGGACCATATGAACGCTCGAAATGAAACACTTGGCTCAAACGAGGAGAAATCCACGGAATCGGGGTGGTCAGCAACGCCAGAAGCCGCAGGGAGGAGCAGCCGGCGATCTCCGTTCGCCTTCTCCTTTCCTTCCGCTGAACTAGAAATGGATGTTGCGTACATCTGTAAGCGATTTTGTTTATATCGGTCTTCTTGCATCCCATCGAGAAGTGTTGGTTTCTATCTGAAATCGTGGAATGTCAGGTGGAGGAGCGGGTTGGGCGCAATGCGGATCGGCCATTGTCTTCTCTCCAGATCTCATATTGGCTCCATTACAACCGTGACAGAAGGTAATCGTCATATTTCTCTCCGTAATTTAGGGTTCCTGTTGATGTTATGCAGCTCTTCTTGGGTTTTCGCAAACCCTAGCCGATTCATTTCACTTCAGAACATGATAATTGGTAGTTGGTATATTTATCAGAACTGCAAAATTCTTTGCATCTTGGATGAACCCTGCGCTCGTTACTCgcctattttccccctttttgccGATGGTGGTTGTTCTTAGCACCACAATCACTACGTTTGAAGATATCTTGTGCTTGTCTGCAACTTTGCTTCTTCCATATTTCGTTGTGCATTTCAGATGTTGCTTCATTCTTTTTATAAAAATCTAATGACCCAAAGCGATCGAGTGTCGTTTCATATTGCTCGGGCAGACTCTCTCTTGTTTTTGAATACCTAAACATATTTTTTGTTTGATGACCTTGTAATATGAATTATCATAGGGTAGGTTTAATGGTCTGATACACGAGaaacaataaatatatttatcacaTGTTTATGCATCTCGGTAATAGCATCCTTTTCGGAGGATAGAGCCTCAAAATTGCATTTATCATATCTAAAAGTTGAGCTTTTTTTTCTGGTGTTATAACAAGGTATCAAGCTAGCACAAATTGGACTGCCTCGACCGTAATTTCACTTTAactcatgatgatttaaaatcatgaaagTGAACCTCCTGTTTATGGGCTAATTAACTTATCTAGTTAATTATCTCAAGTATCTTAAtctctatactttaaaaagttatattattatttttatcttaatCTCAAGTATCGATTTTACCAACTGAAACAcgaaaacaaaaggtaaaataataattttaacattcgaGTTGGTGATAATGGACGACGGCACCGTTGGGGGTCGTGGATGACTATTGTGAATGAGGAGAGCAATGATGAGAGGTGAGGGCCGTTTGTATCTGCATCAATGTCAACGTAGTTGTCAAGTGGCCCTTCGTCGTTCTGCATTTACGTCAACGCCAACGTAGATGCAAAGTGGCATAACTTGGCAAATGCGTCGGTGTCGACGCAGATGCAACAAAAGGGTCACTCGGTATCTGCATCGACGGATGTTTTGTCGCTCGATGATTACGTCGGTGCCAATACAGAGCGGCCCTCATCTCTCATCATCGTTCTTCTCATCCACAACACCCACCTGTGTCTCCCGGCAATGCCATCGTTCATCACCATAAactgaaatgttaaaattatttttttaccttttattttcatgttttcattAGTAAAATAAATGACGTTAGGGTAAATGAACTAAGATGATTCGTTTTCATAATTATAGGGAcgttaatgtaattttttaaaatgtagaGATCGAAATGTTTTACTAACTAAATagggtaatttataattaacccctGGTTCATAGTAGAGAACATCAAGAAGGCTAACGAGCAATAGTTTAGgctctaaaaaaatattatagtctAAAATCAAAATGAAATTGGCAGCATGACATGTATAGATAGATAAACACTTTTAGCAGCATGACCTTTAAAAAGGGTTGCCTCTTATTTTAGATGTGGAGTTTACTTTTGGTCAGTCTGATGGATCAAATATAGTGATATTGGACATGACAATTGAAGACACCAGAATGGATTAGGTAGAATTAGAGGAAGATATAGAGGAATGAAGGTATCGAAGAAGTTATTATTTCTGTGTAGGACCAAATGAAGTTTCTCCTTGTTTTGTAGAAGAGAACTGGGTACTGTCTCAAGTACAAGATAGTTTCCTTGAAATGGAAATTTTGACAGCTTTTTTTTCTTCAATGATGAAAGGAATTGACACTTACGAGGGCACGACAACTTTAGGTGTTCCCTGATATATTAGTACAAGAGGAATATTTATCCATCAGTGGCTGTCCTCTGATGTTTACTATAATAGGAATCTTTACCTTAAAGAAATCTAAGATCcagtaattatatttttcatagccTGCTTTCTTTTGGGGTGGGTGAGTTTGTATCTAATGTGGTTATTGATCATCAATGAAAGTGTATTGGCATATCCAGCAAAGAATAGAACTGGTTGCCTCCATATGATGTGGCCAATATAATGGTGGAAAAAATCATCCCCCACAACTATTTAGCTTAACTTTGTGATATAAATTCTACACAAATTTCTCATTTGTGTCTTTCAGAGAAGCGAAATCTGCAGCTGTGTGCAGAAAACAGCAAGAAAACTGTGTTTTCATCCCATTTGTGTTTTGCTCAGTGAAGATCGAGTGTGATATAGCACATAAATGAGAATTTAGGAGTACTTTGACTGGGGAACATAGGAGTAGGTGGATAGCATGAAAACTGGACAGTGTTCTAAACTTTTAACAATTGAGAAGATTTCGGTTTTGATTGCAGAATCGATAATGGTTTCAGTTTCAGAACCGACGATTTCTGTTTCGGAATCGACTGTTTCGATTCTGGTTGAAACTGTTCAGGATCGAGTCCGATACGATTTAGAACTGGCAAATCGTCGTCGAGGCGCCATGTCAAGATGTATAGTTCTTTCCCGTTTTAtttacgtttttttttttttttactatcctTGCTGTTTCTTCTTTGAACGTACTTTCACATATTCTTCCGCAGAATTCCACCATTGGTTGTTTTATCCCACCCAGAATGGTAGATTAAAGTAGGAAAAGATATCCATAAAAGGAGATTGCTAAGATCTCAACCGTCCGATTTGTGGAGAGTTCAAGGAAGAATTAGAAACAAACGAGAGTTGTCCTTGAGAGGTGGAAGGGACTGTCGGCCTGCGACGGTAGCGTCGGTTGCAGCTTAGCAAGCCCCGTAGTCGCCTAACAGCAGCTCCGGCTGAGCGGAAGAGGAGGGGTGGTTCTCCTGGTGATGGCGACGGAGCAGCAGCTCCTTCTGGCGGCGGAGCTCCATCACCTTGCGGTGGGAGTTGGAGTGCTGCGTGAGAACAAAGGTGGGGCTTGCCGCCGGGCGGTATTCCGCCACGAGCCTCCCGGACTTGTACCTCACCCCGCATGCGTTGCACAGCGTCTTGGGCCCCAGCGGCCCCGTCCGCCACTGCGGCGTCTTCTCCGACGCGCAGTGCGTGCATCGCCGCGCCGCCCCGCCTTCCATCCCCGCGCTTCTTCCTCCTCCGCTAACGCCCTTCTTTCCTCTGTTGCTCCTATTGATGTTGTCGCCACCGTTCCCCTTTGGCTTGGGCATCGAGAACTCGGAGGAGGAcgaagaagacgaagacgaaggcgAGTTCTGAGCTGGTGGCTGTAATGGCGCCACCATTGAGGACCAAGCTTCGGCCGCTACCGCACCAGTAGCGGCGCTCGAGCGCTTGCTCCGAGCTCCAGGGCCGTTGGCCGACTGCTCCACCCGAGGCGTTATTATGCCCGCGCCGGTCTCGTAAGGCACGTCGGAGAAGGAATCCTCCACAAACTTGGACAGCCACTCCAGCTCTGCTGCGTCCTCGCAGTGCTGCACAATAGTAAATAAAGCTTTAAGTACCCCTTCTTTACCTAAAGGAAGCGTGTCGAAGTCTTATTCCGAGCTCTCGTGGAGTACTCACTGGAATGTAAAGGTCGGAGGAGGCCTGCTGAGATCGGAAAACAGAGAACGTCTCCTCTGATAGCGTACTGCCCCCGGTGGTCAACGACGGCTCCACCGTCGTGGTAGCGTAGAAAAGGGTGTCGGTGGCAACAGGAGGGAAGAGATCATGATGGGAGAAGTCGAGGAGGTCATCGACGCAGAGACCGGCGTCGGCGGTGGGCGGAACTGGACCGTAGAGGTAAGCAGGCGAAGTGGGAGTAGCGCTGGTGCTGGGAAGTGGTGAAACAGCCGCTGAGCTTATAGAATAGCAAGCTCCAATTCCCATCATTGCCATCTCCCACTCCGGAGCCATCAGAAGGCAAAGAGAGTCGTACCGAAGGACTATGGTACTCCGAGCTCCTAGTCTTGTTCTGTTCCCAGTGAGGGTGGGTGGAGAGAGAGTGAGCGAGCGAGagctagaggaaggagaagaaatgGAGGTGGGAATTGAGGTCAAGACGGCATTCACAAATTTGCAACATTGCTACAAATAATGGAGGTGGCCATGATGAgaccaataatgataataatatcaATGCCGTTGTGGAAGTAACGAGGCGCTCGGACTGAGAGGGGGTGGGGAAGGGGGGAGAGCACATTGAAAGAGGTTGTGGCTTCATGCACTACGTGCATCCCTCACCCTCATCTACCTCCCCTCTCCTCTCTCCAAGTCTTCTGTTACTTTTTCAACCCCCTCGTATTTATCCCTCTCCCATGTGAGTTTGGCATATTAGCTTGACGTGAATGATCTCCATCGTTGACTGTTTTGTCATCGACATTTTAACTGCCGATAAAACTAACTCCACCTGGTTAGACCATGGACTCGATTTGCGTGTGGCTGTGAGGGAATAGGGAGTTTCTAGTTACGTTACCTTCTCTTTCTGTGGGCACTGTGCAGTTACCGTGGCCGTGCGCCTCCGGCATTCGGCTACCACTGCACCTGCACACGAGGATTCACTGCGTCCCATTGGACAGCCGCAGGCGCTGCGCATTGGACAACGAGGTGCCGGACCTCTCGAGGCGTCGTGCCCCAACTATACACCGGGCAGAATACCTGTATGCTATTCGTCATGTGCCGTGGTTGATGAGGACGCAGGTGGCGATTACCGCGGTGAGGCGAGCGGTCACTAAGACATGCAGTGTCGGACGCCGTGTGGACCACCGGCGCACCTCTGAGTCCCCCCTTGTAACTGTTATCATCATGTTGACGTAGGTAAATAAtagaaaagaagacaaaaaggCCAAGGGAAACATACCGACGCCGAGACAACTGGATACAGCTGTGAAATCTCTGACGAGACCCCCACCCATCATGCGGCTGGAGTCTCCCCCCGGCGACCAAACACAGTGTTGCACTCACCCTCAAGCTCACGAGCGGAGGCGTCGGGCGCCAGCTGTACGCGCGCTACCCATGCGGCCCAAGGACCGGgtacttttcttgtttcttcatgtGGATCCTGAGCCGTCGGATCCAGCGTGGCCCGCTGGATGTTGTCGTAGTTGTTTACCGGGTCCTGATGAGGAAGGCGCCGTGGCTGCCGTATAGAAAGTCGGAGACGAGGGCATCGAATCACGTGAGGGCGATGAGGATCCCGATGCGAGGGGGGAATCCCGCACCCACCCACCACCGCCACATCGCACGTGCTCGCTCGTGGTCTCCGATGACGCATGCACGTGAACGGACGCCAGCCCAATTCTTTCCCACTCTTCTCGTCTTAATTGTGGTCATTAGCGCTGTGTTTGCATGAATCGTTCCCACAGCTCCGCTTAATCCGCGATCGGGCGGGGACGGCGACGCGTTTCGGTGGGAGTGGGGGGTGCTCCGCGGATGAGGGCACTCGCGAGCGTGGGTGTCGGTGGAAAGCCTTTGCTACTCCCCTAGTGGGTCCCTCGCGCCCCACTACCACATTTCTCCCACCACCGGCACGTGGCTCTCGTCAGTTTTTTCTaccttattttctctttttttttttttttttgcatgagtcTCATCTGCATTAGCAATGGCCAACTAAAACACAAGGATAGAGAAGGCAGGCTCTCTCGCGGACAAGCAAACATTAGATTTTGATGTGCTTGCACCGCAAATCCATCAGAAACGGTTCCACCAGATATTGACTAAATATTGATGACTAGTAGTAGGTAGCCAACAATAATTTTCTCCCTAATCGAAGAAAACTAATAGCTATCGAGACTGACTTTAGTGTTCATTTTTAGACGTCTACCTTTTTCACCAAATTATGGCTTATGGCTGGACGCAAGGTAGAGAGGTCAAGCAATGAGAACAAAAAGactacaaaaaaaagaaaaaaagataaaagaggcTAGTTTCTAGACGCAGGTGACCACATTCTAAGGTCGCTAGTCTTACCATTGTGCACGCACAATTCCAGGCAATGCTTGTGTGCATTTGGTACTACTACCCATCAAAGTCATACCACCGTTATTTAACTTCAATCGAAGCCAGATAGTAATGGGGAAAAGAATTTAAGGCTTAGCTGCCTTTTGACTGAAATCAAACACCACTTTCGATGCCTCGGACATCCTACAATTAATCTCCCTCTCTCTTTGGCCATCCTGCTATCTCCATCCATTATGACCCGATTGGTTAATAAGCTTTGTACGTCAATAGCTGTTCACGGATCATCACATCCAAGTAATGCATCCCCTTGACCAACATGGCTACAGCAGACATCATACGTACAGCACATTATGCTACGTTTACTCAGTAAAATATATGAGAAAGGGTCAAAGAAAGATCAGAAAATTCCATTCTTCAAGATAACTTTctagcactcttaacaaagaaaaaCACTAACGCTCTTTGCATCTGCTCCTTCCAGATCAATTAACCTTGGACAGAATCAATAGAATTCTTAACTGTTTTCatgtatttttgttattttactgTGGTATGCATGCTTCGCGCACGAGATCATAACAAACTAGATTTACAGGTAAAGCTCAGATGGATTCAAAGGATGAAACAGGCAACTCACTCTATTCAGGGTGCTAAAGTTGGTACCAGTGTCTAGTTTCATCcgagagcagcagcagcaaaacaGATGTGCCCCCTGAACTAACTGTGGTCACACACAAACATATTGCTTATTATAACAAATAGACATTGAATATGTTCAAGCATTTTGGTTTTTTTATACTAGGCGACTCATTTGATAACCGATCAAACAAATGACCCTAACAAGGGCATCTGCAAACATGTTACTTCCGTAACTCGAATTTGATCAAGTCTTATTAAAGGAGCAACCTTAGCATTGTGTCAAGGATTGCCCTTAGAAAACTATGTTATATTTTAGAAAAGATTGCAGCCACAATAGTAGATCAGATTATAAAACAAGTGcctaactcattccaccttagccTCATGAATGCAGCTTTCCGAAGGTGCAAAAAAAAGGGGTAGAATTCATACTTTAAGTGGGACAGATAGGAAGAACTGATGTTGATAACTAAGTTTGATCTTTAGTCCTATCTCC belongs to Musa acuminata AAA Group cultivar baxijiao chromosome BXJ3-5, Cavendish_Baxijiao_AAA, whole genome shotgun sequence and includes:
- the LOC103984849 gene encoding GATA transcription factor 4-like, with translation MAPEWEMAMMGIGACYSISSAAVSPLPSTSATPTSPAYLYGPVPPTADAGLCVDDLLDFSHHDLFPPVATDTLFYATTTVEPSLTTGGSTLSEETFSVFRSQQASSDLYIPHCEDAAELEWLSKFVEDSFSDVPYETGAGIITPRVEQSANGPGARSKRSSAATGAVAAEAWSSMVAPLQPPAQNSPSSSSSSSSSEFSMPKPKGNGGDNINRSNRGKKGVSGGGRSAGMEGGAARRCTHCASEKTPQWRTGPLGPKTLCNACGVRYKSGRLVAEYRPAASPTFVLTQHSNSHRKVMELRRQKELLLRRHHQENHPSSSAQPELLLGDYGAC